GAAATACTCCAGGCAAATGTCTATGCCAGTACCCACCCGAAGGGGCATCGTGGGTAACTATGGTGTCTCAAAGCTAGAGGGAAATGCGTAAAATCTACTAGCCGAAAGTGGCTATAGCGCTAGGGTAAAACCATTGACGGGTTAACGTGAGTGAACCTTTGTAGAGGCATCGTGAAGCGGAAATACTGAAATGGCTGAAACAGTATTTGGGGAGAGATATTCCGCCCTGTCCTCGGAATATAAGACATCTTTGATTCCCCCGGTGTATAGAAGGAACCCAAATGGTTGCATCTCTTGTGTGTGATATGAATTAACCCCAATGGGGTCTGACAACTAGAATCTATGCTGTGAGTAGAGATGGGAGTAATCTCGCTTTAATTCCCCAGTGGGTGTAAGATGCTGCAAAAAGCGAAGGCTGCTATACCGAAAGGTAACAGGAATACATAACTGGGCAGATAGGTCATTCAGGACTAACTTGAAAGAGTGCTGACGTGTGGCGAGTGAATCCCTTGACGGCTAACTTGATAGATTCCGAACTCTTGGGGAAAAGTTAGACGCAATTGAAAAATTGTGAACGTAACCTTAGAGAATTACTCAATTTGAACAAATAGCGTTTAGCGCTTTCAAAGAATGTAGTCAGGTAACTTAAACAGAAAAACCTTTCAAGGAAAACTAGAGTGGGTAACGACAACCGGATTATGTCGTTATCCTATCAATATATATTGATGAAATTCTAGGATTTGCTAAAGCCGGATGCTTGGAAAGCTTGCATGTCCGGTTTGTCGGGGGAAAGGGATAGAAATATCCCTGCCCTACCCATTAAACTTTCTTCCATTAGACTTATCCGCAAAATGTAAATGCTTACTGTGAATGGGTTTGAGCAATTCAGATTGAATAGGCGATCGCTATCTTACTCTACGAGAAAATAGGTGTTTGGCGGCATTCTGAGACAAAAAATTAAAATTAGAGTAAAAAGTACAAAACGATGAAATCAATTTCAGGATAAAAAATTAAGTATTAATGGTTAAGGATACTAAGCGATTAAGTCTTAACCTAATCAGCCCACAAACTGCCAGAATTACCTGACTATATCGATGACGAGCGAGACGGAATTTTTCCGAGGCTACTCGAAATATTTTTACCCGACATATCATGTGTTCAACGGCAATTCTGCGAGACGAAAGTTGTTTATTCTCTTGTTTTTGGAATTCCGAAATTTCTGTATTCTTTCGTTTCTTATGAGGTGTGGTAATGGCATCATCTCCAATATAGGCCTTATCACCTATAAACCTTTGTGAGTCAGCAAATTTATTCCGAGTATCTCGAAATACTCGAAATAAATTAATATCACTTGTTTTTCCCAGCATTCCCACACAGATATCTACAATATCTTCACCACCTGGTAAGACAATAAACTGGTTTTTTAGAGTATGCATTTTTTTCTTACCAGAGTAATATCTTTTTTGTTCTTGATAGTCTACAGGTCTCGCTGTAGCCTGTTCTGCACTATCAACAATTAATTCATACTCGGACAGCATTTGCTGCAATTCTTGATATTTTTGACTATCTACTGACGCTTCTTCTATTTGAGATGCTGGTAAAATTTCTCTCAAAATATCTACCCAATAGTTAAAAGCATCATTCGCTTTTGTTTTGGAAATATCAAAGAGTAACCCTAAAATTTCAAAAATTGGTTTTTGTCTGATGTAAACTAGACACAAGCATATTCCTTCTTTCGGTGACATCTCTGGTTTGCGTCCGCCTCCCTTGGCAATAATCCGAACTTTATTTTTTTCAATTTCTGCTTGTTTCTCTCTATGCCTTTTTTCCGCTAAGGATACCAATGCTAAAAACTGGTCATAATTAATCCCTATTAATCGTTTTGCTTCGTGGGGATGTGATTCAATTCTTGCTAAAGGGTTTGTCATATTATCTACATATAATTTTTACTCCGTTTTTTATTATCCCACTTTGTTTATATTAAGGATAAGTCTATTGCATTTAAATCCTCATCAATCCAACGTGTTTTAATTCCTTTACCCCTCACGGGGATGGAAACTGTAGGTAATATTTGTTTTCAAAGCAGTAGTGTCTGTGTTTTAATTCCTTTACCCCTCACGGGGATGGAAAAGTTGAAAGGACGTTGCGATCGCATTTGCTTGGATAATTAAACTATGGATAAGTCGGGGGTAGTACCTCCGGCTTTTTTTATGCCTTTTGAGCAACTCATATAACCCATATACGAAGTCATATAAAAATAGCATTTACGCAAATACGAACTCATATATCAACCTGAGAAAATTGAAATATAGGTAAGAAAAGAAAACTTTCTGACCTACAACTAAACCTAGTTGGCTTCAATTTATGTCTACCCTTTACATCACCGAACAGGACGTATCATTCCAAATTCAACACCATTATTTAAAGGTGTTTCATCAACAAAATCAACGTATTTGTATTCCAATTCGTAATCTCAGTCAGTTCATCATCTTTGGTAATATCAGTTTACCCAAAGAAGTCATTCAAATCGTTCATTCACATCAGATTCCCGTCTTATATCTAACCCAAACCGGTGAATATTTAGGACGGCTAGAAAACCCATCTAAACTACAAGCAAAATATCTTACCTACCAACGTAGACGCGCACGCGATATTGAATTTAACCGCGCTACAGCAGAAAGTATTATCTGGGCAAAATTGCACAATCAGCATACTTTTCTGCAAAGCTGGACTCGCCACCACGCTAATCACACAACTCAACGCGTATTAAATTACCTGACGCTGCTGATGGACAACTTACCAATAGCACCAGGAATCGACGAACTGAACGAATACAGCGAAGAAGCTGATAATATTTATTACGATGCCGTTGCTTCTCTACTGAGCTTCTACAACAAATGTCCGCGTACAACTGCAAAGCGCATTAGCCAACTAATAAACCTGGGAAATCAACTGCTGCATCAATATATTTACACACTGCTGAACACCGCAGGACTCGACCCAGACTATGCAATTTTACACCGCGATGGTAATTATGAACTGCCCTTAGCATGGGACTTTACCGCAGAATTTCGCGCACCTATTGTCGATGACTTGGTGTTAAATTTTGTTCGCAATTTGACTAACACCAATGGGAATGGGAATGGTAACGGGAAAAGCCAGTCACACAATCTTCTGCAAAAGTTTCTCCAATATTGGGAAGCAAAATTGCGAATTTTTGTACTGCATCCTTACGCTGGAGAAGTAAGTTATCGTCAATGTCTCGACTCACAGGTACGGGAATATCTTGCATCTTTACTGGGAGATATAGAATTTTACCGTCCCCTAGCGTTAAAGTTTCGTCCTGCACATTCAGACTTCACCAATACCATTGAACCGCAAACTGTTCCTCTAAAATTGGTGAAACGATGATGTTTTATTTAGTTTGCTACGACATTGTTAGCGATACCCGTCGCAATAAAGTGGCGAAACTTCTAGAAGCTTATGGTTTGCGGGTGCAAAAATCGGTTTTCGAGTGCGTGTTGGATGAAAAGCAGTATGAAAACCTATCCAAATACCTCTTCCGACTCGTTAACAAACGCGAAG
This Nostoc sp. C052 DNA region includes the following protein-coding sequences:
- the cas2 gene encoding CRISPR-associated endonuclease Cas2, which produces MFYLVCYDIVSDTRRNKVAKLLEAYGLRVQKSVFECVLDEKQYENLSKYLFRLVNKREDQVRFYPMTAHNRCKVAVLGTQPEFVVDDAAFIV
- a CDS encoding transposase family protein; this translates as MTNPLARIESHPHEAKRLIGINYDQFLALVSLAEKRHREKQAEIEKNKVRIIAKGGGRKPEMSPKEGICLCLVYIRQKPIFEILGLLFDISKTKANDAFNYWVDILREILPASQIEEASVDSQKYQELQQMLSEYELIVDSAEQATARPVDYQEQKRYYSGKKKMHTLKNQFIVLPGGEDIVDICVGMLGKTSDINLFRVFRDTRNKFADSQRFIGDKAYIGDDAITTPHKKRKNTEISEFQKQENKQLSSRRIAVEHMICRVKIFRVASEKFRLARHRYSQVILAVCGLIRLRLNRLVSLTINT
- the cas1 gene encoding CRISPR-associated endonuclease Cas1: MSTLYITEQDVSFQIQHHYLKVFHQQNQRICIPIRNLSQFIIFGNISLPKEVIQIVHSHQIPVLYLTQTGEYLGRLENPSKLQAKYLTYQRRRARDIEFNRATAESIIWAKLHNQHTFLQSWTRHHANHTTQRVLNYLTLLMDNLPIAPGIDELNEYSEEADNIYYDAVASLLSFYNKCPRTTAKRISQLINLGNQLLHQYIYTLLNTAGLDPDYAILHRDGNYELPLAWDFTAEFRAPIVDDLVLNFVRNLTNTNGNGNGNGKSQSHNLLQKFLQYWEAKLRIFVLHPYAGEVSYRQCLDSQVREYLASLLGDIEFYRPLALKFRPAHSDFTNTIEPQTVPLKLVKR